In Mycobacterium branderi, the DNA window AAGCACCGGGTCTGAGTCGCGCCGTGGTTCAATCGACTCCCATGGGCAGCCCGGTCAGCTATCGCCACGACGAATCCATCGCAGTCATCACGATGGACGACGGCAAGGTCAACGCGTTGGGCCCTGCCATGCAGCAGGCGCTGAACGAGGCGCTCGACAACGCCGACCGCGACGACGTCGGCGCCGTGGTGATCACCGGCAACGACCGGGTGTTTTCCGGCGGGTTCGACCTGAAGATCCTGACGTCCGGCGAAGCGCAGCCCGCGATCGACATGCTCAAGGGCGGATTCGAGCTGAGCCACCGGCTGCTGTCCTACCCCAAGCCGGTGGTGATGGCCTGCACGGGCCACGCGATCGCGATGGGCGCGTTCCTGTTGTCCAGCGGCGACCACCGGGTGGCCGCGCCGGCCTACAACATTCAGGCCAACGAGGTCGCGATCGGCATGACGATTCCCTACGCGGCGCTGGAGATCATGAAGCTGCGGCTCACCCCGTCGGCGTATCAGCAAGCCGCCGGGCTGGCCAAGACGTTCTTCGGCGAAACCGCCCTCGCCGCGGGCTTTATCGACGAGATCGTGTTGCCCGACATGGTGCGCGACCGCGCCGTGGAAGCCGCCCGCGAGTTCGCCGGTCTGAACCAGAAAGCCCACGCCGCGACGAAGTTGCGGACCAGGGCCGACGCATTGGCCGGCATCCGCGCCGGAATCGACGGCATGGCAGCCGAGTTCGGGTTGTAGGTCCATCGGCGACGACCCGCCGCGCCCGGCTACGTCGCGCTTGCGATCGTCGCGCGACGTTTCGGAATGCCCAGGTCGGGTACGCCTCGGGCATGGCCGCGCCGGATCCGATCGCACAGCCGTGGGGGCTGCGAACCCCGTATCAGCCCGGCCAGCCGTGGCCGCAGCGCGTCGACCACTTTCTTGCCGACGGCATCACGCCCGAGTCGGTGGACCGCTGGGCGCAGTCCGCGGCGGTGTTGCATTCCAACGGCGACGGCCTGGACATCGCGGTCAAGGACGGGCGCATCGTGGGGGTGCGCGGCCGCGGCGTCGACCGGGTCAACCACGGCCGGCTCGATCCCAAGGACATGTTCGGCTGGCAGGCCAACGCGTCGGCCGACCGGCTTACCACGCCGTTCGTGCGCGACGGCGGCCGGCTGCGCCCGTGTGATTGGGACACCGCGATGGACCGCATCGTGCGGCGCAGCCGCGAACTGCTCGACGGCCACGGCCCCAGTTCGATCGGCTTCTACACGTCGGGCCAGCTGTTCCTCGAGGAGTACTACACCCAGGGGGTCATCGCGCACGGCGCGATCGGCACCAACCACGTCGACGGCAACACCCGGCTGTGCACCGCGACGGCCGCCGAGGCGCTGAAGGAATCGTTCGGGTGCGACGGGCAGCCCGGCTCCTACACCGACGTCGACCACGCCGATGTCATCGCGTTGTTCGGGCACAACGTCGCCGAGACGCAGACGGTGTTGTGGATGCGCATGTTGGACCGGCTGGCCGGCGACGAGCCGCCGGCGATCGTCTGCGTCGACCCGCGGCGCACCCCGGTGGCTCTGCACGCCACCGTGCATCTGGCCCCGCTGCCGGGCACCAACGTGGCGTTGATGAACGGCCTGCTGCACGAGATCATCACGCACGACTGGGTCGACCATTCGTATATCGACGCGCACACAATCGGTTTCGACGAGCTCCGTAAGCGGGTGTGCGAGTTCCCGCCGGAGCGGGTCGCCGAGATCTGCGGAGTCGACATCGACGACATCCGCGAGGCCGCCCGGCTGATCGGCACCGCAAAGCGGCTGCTCTCGACGGTGCTGCAGGGTTTCTACCAGTCGCACCAGGCCACCGCGGCGGCGGTGCAGGTCAACAACATTCACCTGATCCGGGGCATGCTCGGCAAGCCGGGCTGCGGGGTGTTGCAGATGAACGGCCAGCCCACCGCGGAGAACACCCGGGAATGCGGCGCCGACGGGGACCTGGCCGGTTTCCGCAACTGGGCCAACGGTGACCACATCGCCGAGCTGGCACGGCTGTGGAACCTTGAGCCGCAACAGATTCCGCATTACGCGCCGCCCACCCACGCGATGCAGATCTTCCGCTTCGCCGAGGAGGGCACGCTGCGGATGCTGTGGGTGACGGCGACCAACCCGGCGGTGTCCATGCCGGAGCTGGCCCGCATCCGCGACATCCTGACGGACCGGCGGCTGTTCTTGGTCGTCGAGGACATCTTCATGACCGAGACCGCGGAGCTGGCCGACGTCGTGCTGCCCGCGGCGGCCTGGGGCGAGAAGACCGGCACCTTCACCAACGCCGACCGCACCGTGCACTTGTCCGAAAAGGCCGTCGAGCCACCGGGTTCGGCGCGGTCGGACCTCGATATCTTTCTGGACTACGCGCGGCGGATGGACTTCCGCGACAAGGACGGGCGGCCGTTCCCGCCGTGGACCGACCCCGAGTCGGCGTTCGAGGCGTGGAAGGAGTGCAGCGCCGGCCGGCCCTGCGACTATACTGGGCTGAGCTACGCGAAGTTGCGCGGCGGCAGCGGCGTCCAATGGCCCTGCAACGCAGAGAGTCCCGACGGCACCGAGCGGCTCTACGGCGACGCCGCATTCTGGGCGCATCCGGACTACTGCGAGTCCTACGGCAAGGACATGGTCACCGGCGCGCCGCTGGAGCCCAGCGAGTACCGGGCGATGAACCCCTCCGGCAAGGCGATCATTAAAGCGGCGCAATACCTTCCGCCGCATGAACCGCCGACGTCGACCCACCCGTTCACGCTGATCACCGGCCGCACCCTGTATCATTTCCACACCCGCACCAAAACGGCTCGGGCGCCGCAACTTCAGCGCGCCGCACCCGAGGTGTGGGTGGAGGTCGCGGAGCGCGACGCCCGACGGCTCGGCATCCAGGACGGCGACGTCGTCGAGGTGCGCACCCCGCGCGGCAGCGTCCGCTGTGCGGCCCGCATCGGCGGTATCCGAGACGGGGTGCTGTTCGTGCCGTTCCACTACGGCTATTGGGACGCTCGCGACCGTCGCGGGCACCACCGGGCCGGTAACGAGCTCACACTCACCGATTGGGATCCGGTGTCCAAGCAGCCGATCTTCAAAACCGCGGCAGCGCAACTGATGCCGGTCGCGGCGAAAGTCCTGGCAGGTCAATCGTGAAAATCAAGCTGGCGCTTCGGCAGCTGCACCGCTCGGAACGCAAACTGGCCCACGAGCTCAACGTGATGGCCGCGCGGCATCGCAGCGACCAGGACATCTTCCACCTCGCCCACGACCTGGCCGGCTGGTCGCAGAGTCATCTCGAGGAGTTGGCCACGCATGGCCGCCACTACGGTGTGCGGCTCAACAGCGATCCGCGCACCGGCGCGCTGACCGGTTTCCTGCAGTCCCGGATGAGCGGCATGTTGCGCAAGCGCCCCGAACCGGGCCTGATGCTGCTCGCGGACCTGCGACGCATCCACCGCATGGCCGCCGCGACCTCGGTGGACTGGGTGGTGCTGGGGCAGGCCGCGCAGGCCACCAAAGACGAAGAGCTGCTTGACCTTACGACGCGCTGCCATCCGGAGACGCTCCGGCAGATGCGGTGGGCCAACGGCATGCTCAAGGAGCTCTCGCCGCAAGTGTTGACGAGCTAAGACCGTCGATAGCTTTCCCGATACTGCGTCCAGTTCCAGGTGGACAGGAACGCCTGCGCCGCCTCGTAGCCTTTTTGGTAGAGCGCTTCCATTTGTTCACGGGAGATGTCGAAGTCGAGGAAGCCGACGTCGGTGGAGTCGACCCGGATCGCCCGGGCGCTGACCCACGGCTGGTTGAGGTAGGCCTGATCGCGGCCGACGATCATCGTGGTGAGCAGATCCTCGAGCAGGGTCGGCCCGCCGAACCAGTGCAACGGCGCCAGGGCGGGGATCACTTTGTCGTTGCCCTGCGGCAGATTCGGCAACACGGTGACGCCGATCGTGGGCCAGCGCGGCGGTTTGCCATCGGGCCGGTCGAACGAGTCGATCGGGAAGTTCGACAGCATTCCGCCGTCGACCAGAGTGGACGTCAGGCCGCTGGCGCTGGTGAGTTTCACGGTGCGGAAGAAGAACGGAATCGACATCGACGCCCGCACGGCGTCGGCGACCTGTTGCTCGTCCGGGTCCAACCCGTAGAGCCGGCGGTAATCCCATGGCAGCCGCACCAATTGGCCCGTGGTCACGTCGGCGACGGTCACCACCAGCCGGTAGCGCCGCTCCGGCAGCACGTAGTCGTCGTCGATGGCCAGGTCCCCGAAGGTGCTGACGCCCAGGTTCTTCAGCTCCGAGCGGATCCACTCGTGCGCGAAATCGCCCTTGTAGATGCCTTGTTCGCTGAGCAGACCCCAGGCCGGGCCCAGTAGCGGGATTCGTTCGATCGGCCCGGGGTCGAGGAACTTGCGGTACGGCAGCGTCATCGTGAGGTGCCGGACATCTTCCGGGGTCAGCTGGTCGTGGCCGGCTGCCAGGATGGCGCCGACGATCGAGCCGGCCGATGTACCTGAGACGCGCGGGATTTCGTAGCCGGCCTCCATCAATGCGACGACGGCGCCGACCAGGCCGATGCCTTTGACGCCGCCGCCGGACAGCACCAGATCCGTCTTGGTGACCATTCAGTCCTCTCCGGAAACCCAGTCGTAGGGAAGGAATTTCCCGTCGAACGTGACCACCACCCGATCGCCGGTCGGGTGTGGTTTCTTCTGCAGGTCGACGCTGAAGTTGATGGCGCTCATGATCCCGTCGCCGAACTGCTCGTGGATCAGCTCCTTGAGCGCCGGCCCGTAAACCTGGAGGGCTTCGTAGAACCGGTAGATCGTCGGGTCGGTGGGCACCGCGGTGGGCAGGCCGCCGCGCATCGGTGCGGCGGCCAGCACCGCGACCGCCGACTCGTCGAGCCCCAGCATGTCGACGAGCACCTTGCCCAGCTCGGCGGGAATCGGATGCTGGCCGAGCAGCGCCGAGGTGGTCCACACCACCGGCCGGTCGATGGCGTCGGCCAGCTCCTGCCAGCTCAACCCTTTGGCCAATCGCGCGACGACGATCTGTTCGGTGATCTCGTTTCTGGTCATGGCTACCAGCATGCCCCCTAGCCGGGCTTGGTGGCGGTCACCAGACGTGTGGCCGCCCACGGTCCGCCGTACCACATCCGCCATCCGAGGTTGCGGCGTTGTACATCCGGCCAGCCCAGCCGGCGCAACTCGGCTGCATGCTGCCGGGTCTCCCAGAGGTCCGCGATCGCAAGCCGCCCGCCCGGGCGCAGCACCCGAACCGCCTCGCGCAGCGCTCGACGGCGGCCCTCGCGGCTCGGAATGTTGTGAATCGCAAGGCTACTCACGACCGCGTCGACGCTGTCGTCGTCGAATGGCAGCGCGGTCATGTCGGCGGTGCGCACCTCGATGCGATCGCCCACCTTCTCCAGGTCCGCGTTTTTCAGCGTGGCCGACGGCGAGTTGTCGGTCTGGTCGGGGCGCCACAGGTCGATTCCGATCACGCGGCCGCGCGGCAGCCGCTTGGCCGCGGCGACCAGCACGGCGCCGCGGCCGCAGCCCATGTCGAGCACGGTTTCGTCGCCCTGCAGCCGCAGCCCGTCGAGGATCCGGTCCCACACCACGAACTTGCCGGTCCGCGTCGCATAGAGGTAAAGCGTTGTGTGGGCGGCGATTCCAAGGCCGCCGGCGCCGGCCAGCGCTGCTTTACGCCGCTTTCCCTTCGCCCAGCTGACGGCGGCCCACAGCGACAGCGCGGCGGCCTGGACGGCCAGAGCACCGAACTGCGCGCCGGCCGGGATCGTCTTGAACGATCCGTCGATTCCGTAGTCGCCCTTGTGCTGGTGCATCGCGGTCACCAGCGGCCCTGGTGGACGACCTCGGCGAACGGCCGCCTCTTGGGCTGGCGGATCGGGGCGAGCGGGCGATCGGCCGGATAGCCGATACCGAGCAGGTAGGCCACCAGGTAATCGTCGGGCACGCCGAGGATGCTGCGCGCTTTGTCCTGATCGCCCACCGACGAATGCCCGGTGCCGATGCCGAGGTCGGTGGCCGCGAGCATCATCGCCATGGTGGCCTGACCGACGTCGTACTGGTCGGTGACCTTGCGGCGTTCGCTGGGCGGCTCCGGCACCACCAGGGCGATCGCGGCCGCGGCCGAGGCGATATGGCCGGCGCCCTGCCACACCGTGGAAAGGTCCTGCAGCTGAGTCCGATCGGTGACAATCACGAAGTCCCACGGCTGGCGGTTCTTCGCCGACGGCGCCCGCCATCCGGCCTCGGCGATCCGGTTCAGGTCGGCTTCGGACACCGGCTCCGGCCGATACTGGCGCACGTTGCGCCGAGCGCGAATCGCATCCCAGGTTTCCATCTCAATCGCTCCCTCATCGTCGCCGGCCGTCTATGGTGGCACCGCAATGGCGCTTCATCTCCACCGTGCCGAACGTACCGATTCGCTCGCTGACGGGCTCGGTGCCCTGCTGGCCGACCCGCTGCCGGACCCGTTCGCCGAGGAACTGGTGCTGGTCCCGGCGCGCGGGGTCGAGCGGTGGCTGAGCCAGCGCCTCGCACAGCTGCTCGGTGTGTGCGCGGGGGTGTCGTTTCGCAGCCCGGCTTCGCTGATCGCCGAGATCACCGGGATCCTCGACGACGATCCGTGGTCGCCGGAGGCCCTGACGTGGCCGCTGCTGGAGGTCATCGACTGCTCGCTCGACGAGCCGTGGTGTCGCACGCTGGCAACGCATCTGGGCCACTTCGACAGCGACGACTTGCGGCGCGGCCGGCGCTATTCGGTGGCGCGACGGCTCGCGGGACTGTTCGCCTCGTACGCCCGGCAGCGCCCGCAGTTGCTCGTCGACTGGCTCGACGGGCGCACCGGCGTCGATCCCGACCTGGCCTGGCAGCCGGAATTGTGGCGGGCGCTGGTCGCGGCGGTGCCAGCCGACCCGCCGCACATCCGGCATCAGAAAACCGTCGCCCGGCTGCGCGAGGGCCCGACCCATCTGCCGGCACGGCTGTCGTTGTTCGGGCACACCCGGCTGGCATGCACCGAGGTGGAGTTGCTCGACGCGCTCGCCACTCACCACGAACTGCACCTGTGGCTGCCGCATCCCAGCGACGAGCTGTGGCGGGCATTGCACGGTCTGCACGGCCCCGTGCCCCGCGCCGAGGACACCAGCCGCCACGCGGCGCGCCATCCGCTGCTCGAAACGCTCGGCCGGGATCTGCGCGAGCTGCAACGCGGCCTTCCGGCTCACCCCGCGACCGACGAATACCTCAGCGGCACAACGAAACCCGGCATGTTGCTAGGCTGGCTGCAGTCCGACATCGCGGCCAACGCGCTGCGCCCGCACGGCCGCGTACTGGCCGCCGGTGACCGCTCTGTGCAGGTGCACAGCTGCCACGGCCCGGCCCGGCAGGTCGACGTCCTGCGCGAGGTGCTGCTCGGCCTCCTGCAGGACGACCCGACGCTGGAGCCGCGCGACATCGTGGTGATGTGCCCGGACATCGAGACCTATGCGCCGTTGATCGTCGCCGGCTTCGGGCTCGGCGAGACCGCCGGCGACAGCCACCCGGCGCACCGGCTGCGGGTTCGGCTCGCCGACCGCGCGCTCACCCAGACCAACCCGTTGCTCGCGACGGCCGCGGAGCTGCTCGCCATCGCGGGCGCCCGGGCCACCGCCAGCCAGGTGCTCAACCTCGCCCAAACCCCGCCGGTGCGTGCCCGATTCAAGTTCACCGACGACGACCTCGAGGCCATCGCCGACTGGGTACGGGACGCCAACATCCGCTGGGGCTTCGACAAGGCCCACCGCGCGCCCTACGGTCTCGACCACGTCGTGCACAACACCTGGCGGTTCGGGCTCGACCGCATCCTGGTCGGGGTGGCGATGTCCGACGACTCCCCGGACTGGCTGGACACCGCGCTGCCGCTCGACGACGTCGGCAGCAACAAGGTGGAACTCGCCGGCCGGCTCGCCGAGTTCGTCGCCCGCCTGCAATCCGCCGTCGACGCGTTGACCGGCGCCCGGCCACTCACCGAATGGCTCGACGCGCTGCTGGCCGGGGTGGCGCAGCTCACCACCGCCGAAGAGGCGTGGCAGGCGGGACAGCTCCAGCGCGAGTTCGCAAACGTGTTGCAGCAGGCCGGTTCTCGCGCTGACACGCTGCTGCGGCTGCCCGACGCGCGGGCGCTGCTGGCCGGGCATCTGGCCGGACGACCCACCCGGGCGAACTTCCGCACCGGCACGCTGACGGTGTGCACGATGGTGCCGATGCGCTCGGTCCCGCACCGGGTGGTGTGTCTGCTCGGGCTCGACGACGGGGTCTTTCCGCGGGTTCACCTGCCCGACGGCGACGACGTGCTGGCCCGCCGCCCGATGACGGGTGAGCGCGACATCCGGTCGGAGGACCGGCAATTGCTGCTCGACGCCGTCTGCGCGGCAAGCGAGACGCTGGTGATCACCTATACCGGCGCCGACGAACACACCGGCCATCATCGCCCGCCGGCGGTGCCGCTGGTCGAGCTGCTCGACGCGCTGGACCAGACCACCGAAGAGCCGGTGCGCGGACGCATCGTCGTCGAACATCCATTGCAGCCGTTCGACCTTCGCAACGTCACCCCCGGCGCCTTGGTGCCCGATCAGCCGTTCACCTTCGATCCCACCGCACTGGTGGCAGCGAAAGCCGCTGCCGGGCAACGATATCCGAAGCAGCCATTCCTGGCGAACCCCTTGCCCGAGCCGCCACCAGATGACGTCGTGCTGGCCGACCTGCTCAGGTTCTTCAAAGATCCGGTCAAGGGCTTCTTCGGCGCGCTCGATTTCGCCCTGCCCGCCGACGTCGACGAGATCAAAGACGACATGCCCGTCGACATCAATGCCCTGGAGGCGTGGACGGTCGGCGACCGGATGCTGCACGACATGCTGCGCGGCCTGCACCCCGACACCGCGGCGCACCGCGAGTGGCGTCGCGGAGCGCTGCCGCCCGGCAAGCTCGGCATGCGCAAAGCACGCGAAATCCGCGACCAGGCAAAGCAATTAGCGGCGGCTGCCTTGACGCTTCGCCACGGTGAGCCCGACGCGCACGACGTCGACGTCGAACTTGACGGTGAGCGCCGGCTGACCGGCACCGTCTCGGACGTCTTCGGCGACCACACGGTCTCGGTGACGTACTCCAAGCTGAACTGCAAGCATCTGCTGCAGGCGTGGATCCCGTTGGTGGCGTTGGCGGCTCACCAGCCCGAGCGGCCGTGGCGGGCGTCGTGCATCGGCCGCGACAAGCGAGCCAACCGGATCCTGCACCGGGTGCTGGTCCCACCACCGGACCCGGTCGGCGTGCTGCGCGACTTGGTCCTGCTCTACGACAACGGCCAGCGCGAGCCGCTGCCCCTGCCGCTGCGGGCCTCATACGCGTGGGCCGACGCGCGCGAGCACGGAAACGACCCGTTGGATGCCGCGCTGCGGCGGTGGAAATCCACCAACCACTACAAGGGGGAAGCCGAAGACGAGGCGCACAAATACGTGTGGCCGCATGGGCGGCTCGAGGACATCCTGGGCACACCACGCCCCGGTGAGGAAGTCGACGGCGAGGACACCCGGCTGGGCGCGCTGGCCGCACGGCTATGGCTGCCGCTGATTCGGGCCGAACGGGACCCGCACTGATGGACCGCTTCGATCTGCTCGGCCCACTCCCCGCAGCCGGTTCCACGACGGTGCTGGAGGCCAGCGCCGGCACCGGCAAGACATTCGCACTGGCCGGCCTGGTCACCCGCTACATCGCCGAGGGCGTCGCAACCCTGGACGAGATGCTGCTGATCACGTTCAGTCGCGCGGCCAGCCGCGAACTGCGCGAACGGGTCCGCTGCCAAATCGTGGAAATCGTTGTCGCGCTGTGTGGCTCGCCGGAGCATGCGCCCAACGACTTCGTGGCGTATCTGTGCCGCGGCACCGTAGCCGACCGTGACCGGCGCTGCGCCAGGCTGCGGGACGCGCTGGCCAACTTCGACGCGGCCACGATCGCCACCACGCACCAGTTCTGTCAGCTGGTGTTGCGCTCGCTCGGGGTTGCCGGGGACACCGACGCCGGCGTGACGCTGGTGGAAAGCCTCGACGACCTGGTCAGCCGGATCGTCGACGACCTGTAT includes these proteins:
- a CDS encoding molybdopterin oxidoreductase family protein, giving the protein MAAPDPIAQPWGLRTPYQPGQPWPQRVDHFLADGITPESVDRWAQSAAVLHSNGDGLDIAVKDGRIVGVRGRGVDRVNHGRLDPKDMFGWQANASADRLTTPFVRDGGRLRPCDWDTAMDRIVRRSRELLDGHGPSSIGFYTSGQLFLEEYYTQGVIAHGAIGTNHVDGNTRLCTATAAEALKESFGCDGQPGSYTDVDHADVIALFGHNVAETQTVLWMRMLDRLAGDEPPAIVCVDPRRTPVALHATVHLAPLPGTNVALMNGLLHEIITHDWVDHSYIDAHTIGFDELRKRVCEFPPERVAEICGVDIDDIREAARLIGTAKRLLSTVLQGFYQSHQATAAAVQVNNIHLIRGMLGKPGCGVLQMNGQPTAENTRECGADGDLAGFRNWANGDHIAELARLWNLEPQQIPHYAPPTHAMQIFRFAEEGTLRMLWVTATNPAVSMPELARIRDILTDRRLFLVVEDIFMTETAELADVVLPAAAWGEKTGTFTNADRTVHLSEKAVEPPGSARSDLDIFLDYARRMDFRDKDGRPFPPWTDPESAFEAWKECSAGRPCDYTGLSYAKLRGGSGVQWPCNAESPDGTERLYGDAAFWAHPDYCESYGKDMVTGAPLEPSEYRAMNPSGKAIIKAAQYLPPHEPPTSTHPFTLITGRTLYHFHTRTKTARAPQLQRAAPEVWVEVAERDARRLGIQDGDVVEVRTPRGSVRCAARIGGIRDGVLFVPFHYGYWDARDRRGHHRAGNELTLTDWDPVSKQPIFKTAAAQLMPVAAKVLAGQS
- the recC gene encoding exodeoxyribonuclease V subunit gamma — encoded protein: MALHLHRAERTDSLADGLGALLADPLPDPFAEELVLVPARGVERWLSQRLAQLLGVCAGVSFRSPASLIAEITGILDDDPWSPEALTWPLLEVIDCSLDEPWCRTLATHLGHFDSDDLRRGRRYSVARRLAGLFASYARQRPQLLVDWLDGRTGVDPDLAWQPELWRALVAAVPADPPHIRHQKTVARLREGPTHLPARLSLFGHTRLACTEVELLDALATHHELHLWLPHPSDELWRALHGLHGPVPRAEDTSRHAARHPLLETLGRDLRELQRGLPAHPATDEYLSGTTKPGMLLGWLQSDIAANALRPHGRVLAAGDRSVQVHSCHGPARQVDVLREVLLGLLQDDPTLEPRDIVVMCPDIETYAPLIVAGFGLGETAGDSHPAHRLRVRLADRALTQTNPLLATAAELLAIAGARATASQVLNLAQTPPVRARFKFTDDDLEAIADWVRDANIRWGFDKAHRAPYGLDHVVHNTWRFGLDRILVGVAMSDDSPDWLDTALPLDDVGSNKVELAGRLAEFVARLQSAVDALTGARPLTEWLDALLAGVAQLTTAEEAWQAGQLQREFANVLQQAGSRADTLLRLPDARALLAGHLAGRPTRANFRTGTLTVCTMVPMRSVPHRVVCLLGLDDGVFPRVHLPDGDDVLARRPMTGERDIRSEDRQLLLDAVCAASETLVITYTGADEHTGHHRPPAVPLVELLDALDQTTEEPVRGRIVVEHPLQPFDLRNVTPGALVPDQPFTFDPTALVAAKAAAGQRYPKQPFLANPLPEPPPDDVVLADLLRFFKDPVKGFFGALDFALPADVDEIKDDMPVDINALEAWTVGDRMLHDMLRGLHPDTAAHREWRRGALPPGKLGMRKAREIRDQAKQLAAAALTLRHGEPDAHDVDVELDGERRLTGTVSDVFGDHTVSVTYSKLNCKHLLQAWIPLVALAAHQPERPWRASCIGRDKRANRILHRVLVPPPDPVGVLRDLVLLYDNGQREPLPLPLRASYAWADAREHGNDPLDAALRRWKSTNHYKGEAEDEAHKYVWPHGRLEDILGTPRPGEEVDGEDTRLGALAARLWLPLIRAERDPH
- a CDS encoding patatin-like phospholipase family protein encodes the protein MVTKTDLVLSGGGVKGIGLVGAVVALMEAGYEIPRVSGTSAGSIVGAILAAGHDQLTPEDVRHLTMTLPYRKFLDPGPIERIPLLGPAWGLLSEQGIYKGDFAHEWIRSELKNLGVSTFGDLAIDDDYVLPERRYRLVVTVADVTTGQLVRLPWDYRRLYGLDPDEQQVADAVRASMSIPFFFRTVKLTSASGLTSTLVDGGMLSNFPIDSFDRPDGKPPRWPTIGVTVLPNLPQGNDKVIPALAPLHWFGGPTLLEDLLTTMIVGRDQAYLNQPWVSARAIRVDSTDVGFLDFDISREQMEALYQKGYEAAQAFLSTWNWTQYRESYRRS
- a CDS encoding crotonase/enoyl-CoA hydratase family protein, with protein sequence MGSPVSYRHDESIAVITMDDGKVNALGPAMQQALNEALDNADRDDVGAVVITGNDRVFSGGFDLKILTSGEAQPAIDMLKGGFELSHRLLSYPKPVVMACTGHAIAMGAFLLSSGDHRVAAPAYNIQANEVAIGMTIPYAALEIMKLRLTPSAYQQAAGLAKTFFGETALAAGFIDEIVLPDMVRDRAVEAAREFAGLNQKAHAATKLRTRADALAGIRAGIDGMAAEFGL
- a CDS encoding nitroreductase family protein, with product METWDAIRARRNVRQYRPEPVSEADLNRIAEAGWRAPSAKNRQPWDFVIVTDRTQLQDLSTVWQGAGHIASAAAAIALVVPEPPSERRKVTDQYDVGQATMAMMLAATDLGIGTGHSSVGDQDKARSILGVPDDYLVAYLLGIGYPADRPLAPIRQPKRRPFAEVVHQGRW
- the cynS gene encoding cyanase, which produces MTRNEITEQIVVARLAKGLSWQELADAIDRPVVWTTSALLGQHPIPAELGKVLVDMLGLDESAVAVLAAAPMRGGLPTAVPTDPTIYRFYEALQVYGPALKELIHEQFGDGIMSAINFSVDLQKKPHPTGDRVVVTFDGKFLPYDWVSGED
- a CDS encoding class I SAM-dependent methyltransferase; this translates as MHQHKGDYGIDGSFKTIPAGAQFGALAVQAAALSLWAAVSWAKGKRRKAALAGAGGLGIAAHTTLYLYATRTGKFVVWDRILDGLRLQGDETVLDMGCGRGAVLVAAAKRLPRGRVIGIDLWRPDQTDNSPSATLKNADLEKVGDRIEVRTADMTALPFDDDSVDAVVSSLAIHNIPSREGRRRALREAVRVLRPGGRLAIADLWETRQHAAELRRLGWPDVQRRNLGWRMWYGGPWAATRLVTATKPG